In one window of Helianthus annuus cultivar XRQ/B chromosome 17, HanXRQr2.0-SUNRISE, whole genome shotgun sequence DNA:
- the LOC110929279 gene encoding probable 2,3-bisphosphoglycerate-independent phosphoglycerate mutase has product MVNSETLRKRVAFVLIDGLGDVSIPRFGYKAPLEAAKVPNLDAIASARVNGLMDPVEVGLGCGSDTAHLSLLGYDPQVYYRGRGAFESMGAGLAMAPGDIAFKSNFATFDEKTGVVTSRRADRHFEEEGPILCAALDKMKLPSYPEYEVRVRYATEHRCGVVVKGPELSGNISGTDPLKDNRLLLEAKPLDNTEEAKHTANVVNELSKEISKILVAHPLNQKRATEDKNIANIVLLRGCGIRIEVPAFEKNHGLRPCMVAPTKIIAGLDLSLGIDILEAPGATGDYRTLLTSKATAIANALSAPVRACPNVFVPGEDEHKPGVSDGYDFGFLHIKAIDDAGHDKATVFKVKGLEAVDKAIGQLARLLWEAESAGQFQFFLCVTGDHSTPVEYGDHSFEPVPFTLCRLKDYVGAVGGESVVLQTSLDTFPLPTVEAGDDLSAYVAAEEEISQPGRAFSGDSVWRLDEIAAARGSLGRFPGSEMMGIIKKFVQLEL; this is encoded by the exons ATGGTTAATTCAGAGACACTGCGTAAACGAGTTGCATTCGTGTTAATCGATGGGTTGGGGGatgtttctattccaagatttgGATACAAAGCTCCTTTAGAAGCTGCCAAAGTGCCGAATTTAGACGCGATTGCTTCTGCCAGAGTTAACGGTCTTATGGACCCGGTTGAAGTAGGGTTGGGCTGCGGTAGTGACACTGCGCATCTGTCTCTGTTGGGTTATGACCCGCAGGTTTATTACCGTGGTAGAGGCGCGTTTGAATCGATGGGTGCTGGATTGGCCATGGCTCCCGGGGACATCGCTTTTAAA TCAAACTTTGCAACTTTCGATGAGAAAACCGGAGTGGTTACCAGCAGACGGGCCGATCGACACTTTGAAGAAGAGGGGCCCATCTTGTGTGCAGCACTTGATAAAATGAAGCTGCCATCGTATCCCGAGTATGAAGTCAGAGTCAG GTATGCAACTGAACACAGGTGCGGAGTTGTCGTAAAAGGGCCTGAACTAAGCGGAAACATATCGGGAACCGACCCGCTAAAGGATAATCGTTTGCTTCTAGAAGCAAAGCCTCTCGACAATACAGAAGAAGCCAAACACACTGCAAACGTTGTCAACGAATTATCCAAAGAGATTTCTAAAATTTTGGTCGCTCATCCTCTCAACCAAAAACGTGCCACCGAAGACAAAAACATCGCCAATATCGTCCTTTTACGAGGCTGCGGTATTAGAATCGAG GTTCCGGCGTTTGAGAAGAACCATGGGCTACGACCCTGCATGGTGGCCCCCACAAAGATCATAGCTGGCCTCGATTTGTCTCTCGGGATTGATATTCTAGAAGCTCCTGGAGCCACTGGAGATTATCGAACGTTATTGACATCTAAAGCGACTGCAATCGCAAACGCGTTATCAGCTCCCGTGCGGGCTTGCCCTAACGTTTTTGTACCGGGAGAAGACGAGCACAAACCCGGTGTTTCCGATGGCTATGATTTTGGTTTTCTCCATATAAAGGCAATAGACGATGCGGGTCATGATAAAGCAACTGTTTTTAAAGTCAAAGGGTTGGAAGCGGTTGACAAAGCTATCGGtcagcttgcgagacttctttgGGAGGCAGAGTCAGCCGGTCAATTCCAGTTTTTCCTATGTGTCACCGGGGACCACTCTACGCCGGTTGAATACGGGGACCATAGCTTTGAGCCTGTCCCGTTTACGTTGTGTCGGTTGAAAGACTATGTGGGTGCGGTTGGTGGTGAATCGGTAGTTTTACAAACTTCTCTTGATACGTTTCCTCTGCCAACTGTTGAAGCTGGTGATGACTTGTCAGCTTATGTGGCGGCGGAAGAGGAAATAAGTCAACCGGGTCGAGCATTTTCGGGTGATTCGGTTTGGAGGTTGGATGAAATAGCTGCGGCACGAGGTTCTCTTGGGCGGTTTCCCGGGAGTGAGATGATGGGAATTATAAAGAAGTTTGTTCAACTTGAATTATGA